The genomic DNA GGGGCAAGTGGTGCTTCCCCTTGAATGCCGACCGGATCTTTATCTCGGCCCCATGTTGAGATATTCTGTCGCTCGGCCTGCTGATGCTGACGGCCCCTGTTGCTCTAagcgctcggcttgcgccttttgtttctgttgctccacgagcttagctgctcttgcctcaattatagcgtcgagctcctcctgggagagcatcatggtgtgcggtcgtccagcttcgtccatctcttccgctcggatgtaggtgcgttcccacagacggcgccaatttgatcatgtccgaacgctgaatcgatgggcGCTGGGCATGTTGCGCTCTTCCAACTGATGATGTGGATCTCTAaccggccgtatggatctccggcgaacctgcaaagaagtcgggccgggaaggggttcccggcgacgaccctccgacgctcaagtcaggcaagaggataatgaagtggctccaaagatgcgaGAATGCGTGATtgcgtacctctggcgaagtctgagggctcttatatagagctgtgggaaggcttgtgcacacctaccgaggcgtacacgtgtcctgtaccataccttagtatgggcttgccaaaggagcatgtctgacaccatactgctacagtctgaacacctctatgatgggacagcagaaccttccgccgtaagattctgcgtatggcttggtcgtcgaacatgcctgttgtcagaagatgtctcCCAATGGCCCCTTGTCCTTGTATCCTTTTTCCCCTGGCCGAGCGTCcctccgctcggcaggcatcgatccgaccgggcgtaggtattggtccgaccgggtgctcgactgagactgttccttcacagtatTGCTGTTTTACGCCTCGACCGAGCGGGCCggccgctcggcccggcgaccctgttcaccctgagcgtcggaaacccgactccccgtcgggttgtctttgattcctcttggacccgttcggccggttgaccctACTCTTCTCCGATCGAccgtttgacttttgacctccacgtggcgttgactcccctcaaagggggtctcCTGTCTGTACATCCGGATCACTTTGCATGCAAGGAGTAGAAACAAAATTTTTTGGATatggggattgcatgcaaagttaacattgtgattggagatttttctctaatttaccgtcATTTTAacctacttaattttattttattcgtataattaaatattaatttttatatattggtGATGATTACATAtaatttattgattttaattaGTAAATCAGTAGTTATGCACATATTAAAAATATGAGTATTAAATTATCTACAATTAATTTAGATatcaataaaaaaatagaaatacagACAAAGgaataacataaatattttttataaattattttcacATTTGACTTTATGAAATGagttaaatgttatttttaaaatatagagAAGTCAAATGCTGACTGTTAGAAAATAGAGTCGGTTAAAGGTGTTTTTTccctttaaaaatgatttttatttaattatataaaatattatagaaTTTTATGATTACAAATTTACTATATAACGTATTACTTAAATTATAAGCATAACAATAATATTAATAGTATACAGGAAACACTTTgcgttaattttttaataaattagattAAATAAAATTAGTTCATTTATGGTTCTTTTATAGTCACGTGTACCGAATGACTGAATTACAGGGAACACTTTCCGTCCCCTAATCCCTCTTCCCCACCCGTCTCCCTCCGCCTCCAGCCGCGGCTTCCTCTTCTTCGAGCTTTCTGTCGACCGGAGGTCGCAACTCTTCTCCGTTTTCTGCTGCTGGCGCTTTACTTTTTGGGAAAAGTCGCTGCGGTGTCACCTGGTTAGAACATTGACTTTCTAAATTTCAGATTCTTTTTCCAAATGACGAATTTTGTTTGAAATTCGATGCGTTTTGATATGTCTTGACCTATTCCTTATCTGTTTCCTTGCAAGTTCTGAATTGATGCGTAGTTAGAATCTCTATGGAAAGGGGCCTTTAGAGCAAGCTCACAAGTGAGAAATGTGTAGGAAAAAATATACCTTTACCCAGTGGTTGAGCTCGGTTTGATCCTTAGCCATCCAGGAAAAATATACACAATTATCTTGCTCTTAAGTTATACTTCACAAGGGATAGAATCATTTTCGTTCATAACACTACTGATTGGAAAAGGGATACCAAGAGTCAACTATGAAAAGAGCTGCATCTAGCAAGCAAGTGTAGTGGTCAATCTGTAATAAATTTCATATTTTAACATTTCAAAGATTAATAGCTAAATTGTGATCAATTTAGTTTGGTTGATTAACTTTTTGTATTCGGTCATGCATAGCTGTGCTGATATCCCTTGTAACCCATGCTAACCTCTTGCTCCTGCCTTTGCAATGCCAGAACAGATCTTGACAATGTGACAAGTGCTAGGAGTGAGGTAAACATTACAGTGTAACAAGTTTCTAAGTGGGACTTGTGGCATATTCTTAATTAGTGTGTTGAATAGGTATTTGTACTATTTTTCCCGATGGTGTAAATTATAGTCAAGAAAATTTCATGCTTGTTTGCGTATGTTGAATATGAACATTTCTTCTTACCCTTAAAATCCTAGTACAAACATTTCCACCTATCTTATATGCTAAGTTATCAAATATCAGTTAAAAGATTTTATTTGGGTGTTAACATAATATTTGGATTGATAACCAAGATTTTGGCCTAATTTTTAGTTATTTCATCAGCAATTGAACATACATTAATGTGAATTGTTGTATGCATATTGCTCATATGGACTATAACAATTGATCTCAAATCACAAGGTCAAACATCCTTCTTTCTGAAAGGTGGTATGCCAGGTTGTACGAATTATTttgctttttttttccttttttgttatGCTTGCATTATCCGATCACAAGCTTTAGGCCTAGTATTGcagtttattttgttttattcatTATTGACCTGGATATTTATAGAGCAATAGTAAATAAGTTTTAGGCAGATAAACAAGCTTTTAGTTATCTTGATTGAATTGGTCAGTATTGCCCGTTCTACACCATAGAGCCGCTGTTTGGTACAGAAGCAGGGCACACTATTGAAACTTGAACAATATTTGGATCCTCCACAACTAATCTTATAACGCTCTGAATCTTCTTTACCAAAAAAATCTAATGTTGTGGTGAATGCTAAATTGTTGGGATCGGAGCCCAGCAGAATACACATATTAAAATCTAATTTTCTCTTAAATCATGGATCTCGtcatggtacatatagttttaaataaaataacatgAAATAAAACATACCTTGCAGTTCTCGATAGAGTGAATGATATCACAAACAAATAAGagtcccacgtgtgactcctctagcggtatccacgctcactagatcatgaacttgatatgatccgttaggtgctagcctcttggattTACAAAACCTTTTGGAAGCACTATCGATTTTTGATGGAAGAAAGAGAGAAGTGAATAATAGCTCATCATTCCACCCTTTCTAAGGGTGGCTATTTATATCCTCCAAGGAGGATAAAAAGTTAAGGTCTccattaattcttcatttaagtaGAATTATGCCAtccattaattaggaagatgaagagttatgacttccattaattcttcatttaagtaGAATTATGACCTTCATTAATTCttcagggaagatgaagagttatgacTCTTCAAATTTTCCAAGGATCACAAGGATTGTGTCTATCCGAATTCTCTACTCCCTCTTCTTTGaatcaaataaaattatatttgatcttgaccgatattagctttcaatatttcagaattaattaataatctaattaattcttattgattaattttagtatccactaaaataatcaattatagaTAATGTTTATGTCTCCGTACTATGCATGTGACCCTTTAGATTTTATATATGAAGACAGTGTAAAtctatacacagactaaggtaaccgtctatcAACAGTTTTTAGTCacccaacgtgataaaattaatattagtcttaaactataaaccaccatgaaccgattactgtgtagcctacatcccaattaatttggTACATTATGCATcgttaccaaattaattgttttacttgatttctatGATATAATAGACTCcacttgaatgataaatcattcctcttatggtcatggattttgagtcactaatatctctattaagcagccaggatgttaactcctaatccaagagagcgatgaatcctctattgactcaacactattttcTTTACACTTTGCTATACACCCAACAACCATTTTAATCATAATTTGATTAAAGACTACTTTTAACGacgtcaaagtacataactccacgcatagaataaatgaaggtctcaagtcaaaagatcatttgcactcgttcataagaggaatgatcaatgatgcttaatatctGGTGGGTCGTGtctagtgtacctctaaactcaaggcactccaagtacaacttggatatccattccttggtctatctcgacctagttaTACTCAACGTTGATCTAAATATCCATGTCTCCCCTAGATATCTATTCGATCAAGACTGTTTTAAGATTAATATACTCATTGATCCATggaactttatcattaatcatatacgtacaaaAAAGTAAATGATTAACGATAAATACTTGTCTTTAtgaaataattatccataaaatacataaagagtgtcttggcacataagtgcacacactaatataaatattgttttattttttgcttgACAAGGAAAAGGCGTGAGCAGTTCATTTGACTACACTGTTTTATGGCTTCCATATGTGACAGACTGAGATTTTATACCTGATAAaaatcaacttttttttttttaaaaaaataaatatcgtgCATGCAGGTTTTAAGTGTTTCCAAAAACATTCATGCATATGTTTTTTCATGTTGGATAAGCAGTTGCAATTTTGTTCTTTCTCTAGAAAGCAGAATGGTTGGTGATAATGCAGAGATTAGTCATGCTAAAAGTGCAATCTTCAACAAAATCCATCAGAAAGATTATAGTGGTGCCAGGGCCCTTATTCTTGAAGCCTTGAAATCATCCTTATTGTTTGACCATGCCTCAGAATTGCTTGCAGTCTGTGATATTCTTTTCCATGCTGAGACAGAGAGCTATCTCCCACATTATGGCATTGATTGGTACCTGATTTTACAGCTTGGCCCTTCTCCCGAGCCTTCTGAGATACATGCCCGCTATTCAATACTTGTATCACAACTGAATCGTGTTAAGAATGATTTGCCAGGTACTGAGTTGGCACTAAATTATGTGAAGGAGGCATATTCTGTGCTTTCAAATCCTGTTAAACGAGCAGTGTTTGATTCCAAACGAAGTGGTTCTCGTGCTGCTCCATGCAGATCAAACTCTCAGTTTAAGGCCAGTTACTTTATGGATGCTGGCCATCCAGTGGTCATTGAAAGCAAGGTTTCAGAAAATACTTGGAGCAAAAATGGTTCTTCTACATTAACTAATGATGCTTCAGAAGATGCCACTGATTACCAGCAAAAGAAAAATTTGATGCATGTGTCAGGCTCTGTCAAATTCCAAGAGAGTTCCAATTTCGGTGatggtttatatttgaaattGCCAGATGAAAATGAATCTTCTCAACCACAGTCAGAGACAAGGAATATGACTACTGAAAGTAATTTAGATTTTGGTGGTTCTTCCAAAAGTAAAATGAGCATGCGTGAATCTTCCGAAGACGATGCTAATCAGCAACGAAAGAAGGTTTGCATTGATGAAACAATCTGCATCAAGGAAAAATACAGTATTTCTCAGTTCTCTAGTCCTGCTAGGACTACAGATTCCGGTGGGTCAAATGCCAGTGTCCCACACTGCAAGTCCAAGTTGTCTGCTAATGATTTCAAAGTAGACCAAGTTTGGGCTGTATATGATGAAAGGGATGCTATGCCTCGGTCATATGCCAAGGTAACATATATCGTTTCACCATGCACAGTGTGTGTGGCATTCTTAGAACCAAATCCAATGCTTGATGAAGAAATTCGATGGGTGGAAGAAAATTTACCATGTGCATGTGGTATTTTTCGAGTTGGCAGGGAGGCTCATTTGGACATTTCCAGGTTTTCTCATCGTGTCAATTTTGATATAAGCAAAAAGAAGTCCTTCTATAGAATTTTTCCCAAGGAAGGTGAGATCTGGGCTTTGTATAGAAACTGGAACAAGAGTTGGAGAAGCTCAGATTTTCTCCATTACAAATGTCGAGTGGTGGAGATACTTTCAGATTTCTCTGAGAGTGGAATTAGCATACGAAGCTTAGTGGAGGTGGATGGATACATGACCTTTTTCACCAAGCAGTTGGATGATGGTTTCCAATTGACAAAGCAACTGAACAGAGTAGAAATGCTCAGCTTTTCTCACAGAATCCCTGCGTACAGTGTAGTCGATATTAAAAACAACGCGATCCCACAAGGCTCATGGCACCTTGAACCTGATGCGCTCCCTCCTCGGTGGAGCATCCCTGATGCAGTCTGAACAGAATTTCTGACAGTAGCGTAGCTATAAGATATACTTATCTAGCTTTCAAGCTTAGTCCcactttttttttgttgaaactgGTGCCGTTACGTACCAATGTATAGTCTTTTGTTTCCACAAAGCTTCTTGTTGTTCTTGATCGCAACATCTTCACTTGTCAAAAGCTTTGGCAGTGCATCTGAGTTTTGTGAATGTTGCTGCTGTGTTATTGTCCAAACAGTATATCACCTGTGGTATACATTAAGAATATGAATTTCTACAAAAGTTTACTTGGCAATTCTTCACATGGACATCAAAATTTGTACTCCAACTGaaaggtagtttttttttttacagtaATTCTTTCTCCCAAGTTTTATTTGGGACTTGAGGAAGAAACAAGTGACAGTGAGGAACAAGGAGAGGAAAGCACATAAAGGAAGCATTAGCTTTATCAACAACAAATCACCAACTTCCATGTAGCCTTCTTTGGACTCCACTATTGCTTTGGTGCTTTATAGAGGTATATATATCATGTTGTGAAGAATAATATGTAAATGGTATAGGAATTGGTATTGATATATAAGTGATTACTAGAATTGTTTGTTTGTCAATTTGGATTATGCATAGCAATtcttgtgaataatttttaatctCAAAATCTACATGAGAAATTCATTGGAGCACACgcctttttttctcattattttaccttttttattgaaaattatcttataggtgcatttttataaaatattaagaaaagaaagttgattaaaaattttcattcgaataaaatataaaatatatattttattttatttttatttatttaaaggaaagaaaacaaatatAGTTGTTTTTTGAGGGTAAAAAAacagaagatttttttttaatttaataatcttattagttagaaatataaaaaaaaattgttttaaacagTACAACATGAATTAAAGTAAATTTATAGCGAATATTTTCTAAGTTCTTACCAAGTAAGTTTTTTTCATCTACACTCACGCTCCTAGAAAATAAAGCCacaagaaaaatattttactaagtctaccttttttttttttaaaaaaaaagtagaaaATCTTATATGAAAATGTCAACTAcctctttaattaatattatttatactAAAAAAAGATATGTAGCAACTTATAATGagaagatttaataaatttaaataaaattaatatgaaAACAAATATGTCAATGTTGAGATGGCCGAGTTGGTCTAAGGCGCCAGATTAAGGTTCTGGTCCGAAAGGGCGTGGGTTCAAATCCCACTCTCAACAATTTTTTGTTTAATGGACCACATCAATTCAGGCTTTGTTTAATGGACAATATCAAATCAGGCTATCGTTAAATATTTTCAACGGACCAGATCAGATTAATTTTTCATGAAAAGATGATCAATGGCTAATTCATCTGCATATGGATAGTGTGCTTTTAACGGACGAGATCAGATCAGCTTATTATTAAACATTTCGATCAACGGCTGAAGCTCTActctcattatatatatatatattcgctTTCGTTATTGCGACAAACTCTCTAGGGTTGCTCTTCCTCCTCGTCTACCTTCGAAAGCTTCTCGCTCGCCGCCGCCGCCTCTACTACTTTCAAGAATTCCTCTCTTTTTTCTTCGAAAATGGTAAAATTCCATCTCTTTTATTTGTTCTTTTTTCGTTTTCCTCGACTCATCGTGATTGATCTTTTGGTTCGCTTTGTTTTCGCTGGATTAGGTTCTTCCCAACGATATCGATCTTCTCAACCCTCCGGCCGAGCtcgaaaagaagaggcacaagctGAAGCGTCTTGTCCAGTCTCCCAATTCCTTCTTCATGGTGATTGCACGTCTCTAACCCGTAAAAATCTCAACTTTATACCTCTCTTAACTTGGTTTTCTTTGAAATTGTAGGACGTGAAGTGTCAAGGCTGCTTCAACATGTAAGATCAGGGCTCCACGTTTCTTGGTTCGATCTGTTATTATATCATGGACCGTATTTGATCTTTTTCTCTCCCTTGCAGAACTACTGTTTTTAGTCACTCGCAGACCGTAGTGGTCTGCGGAAATTGCCAGACAGTGCTCTGTCAACCTACTGGCGGCCGCGCAAGACTCACCGAGGGGTGCTCCTTCCGGCGGAAGGGCGACTGAGCGTGTTTGCTCCATCGAATGTTGATCTTAAAGGTTTTGATCAGTTATTTCTTCTATCAGTGTAATCGAAACTGGttccatgttttatttgtaggTCTGTGATCTTGTTGCTCCTGAATTACTCTATATTTCAATCCTGTCAATGGCTTTATTTTGGGATTATTATGGTTTCCAATTGGTTCTTGTCAATGTTCTGTTCTTGGTTTTCTGATTGGGGAATTTGGTTTAATTGAATATGCCAAAGTTCATTACTCACAATCCGACTAATAATATTCAAATTATAAAAGTAAATTCAGAATATCGAATCTTTTGGAATATATATTCTTTTAATTCATTTTTGAAAACATATCCATTTCCTTCTCTGATGATTACCCATGTATTCTTTAAAAAGTGCATATGTACACATAATTAATGAGCAAAGTGAGTCAAATTTTAGGATTGAATTGGTTTAATTTGAGCTGAATGAATTGATACTGTTTACTATGTAGATATCTTATCATTATACAGTTCGTTTTATTGATTGTATAAAACATATGTTTAGTATAAATTAAACATGAGAATTTGAATCTGCCTATTTCATTTTTTGACTAAATTAAGGAATGAATATGtataagtatttatttatttgacatCAGTGTCATTTCTAGTATCAATATGTAAAGACGAGGGTTTAATATTTCCTCCATTTTCCTCTCATGTATCTTTTTTCCTTCTATTTGCTGAACAAAGCGCTACATATTTAATGTTCCAGACTAGTAGAAAAAGATTCATAAACACTATAAATTTGATGGATGTACGATTCATTTACCGACTGGTTGTGTCAATTGATACCATAAAATCAGAAacgcataaaaaaaaaaaaacatgaatctaaaaAATACAACGAACCTCTAAATAGAAAAGATAAGAGGTTCTTAATTACACGATGATAAAAACTAGCCACCTTGTATGCCTGCATTGTTTAATCATTGTTTATTAAAATTTCAAGCATTTTAAACCATTGCTAATCATGCAATCTACAGTGGTATTTTAAACGCTCTCTTTGAATTTAACATGCGATTGCAGTAGCAAGCGGATTAAACTTGTATGAAAATCTAGTGAAGGGAGAATAAGTGGGATTGCGACAGCATTGATCTCAAGATAGTGCCGTTTGTATGCTGAattataacatatattatcagcAAATTGTGACATCTCGATGAAATTGTGACACCTTATTGTGCCAATACATAACTAAAACAAATCCTGAACTTATTAGAACTGAACTGTAACTTCTATAATAAGCGAGCTATGTAACTGTAATTTCTCAACCAAACTGGGACACCTGATGTAACTAAACCATGGTACCTAGTACAACCAAATGATGCCACCCTATAAATCTAAACCAGTGATATTACATAAAACCAAATTGCTTTGAAATTAGTAATGCACATGAAAGTCCCTGTTCACCTTAATGAGAGGCTTTATATAAGTTTTATCTGTAGTGAGTGCATTGTGTGACTGTTAGTCGGAGGATAAGTAAAAAACGAAAGCTCTGATCTGATTGATATCGTTGACAACCAAAGAAATTTggattatttttgaattttcatggTGTAGAAAATTCAACAAGGCATGATATGAGATTTAAATATGAAAGGAAATGTTCAGGCATATACCTCCAAGTTGTCAAATTTCGAGCTTTTCTATCAAGTTGGATGTTTTCTAAAGCATTTGCTGCATGAATTACATCTTCTGATACTTCACCAACATTGTATTTCCATGCATAATCAGCCTTCCTAGACATGGGAATAGAGGACATTGACTTTTGATTTGGAAGCGCAAATGAGTAGAAGTCAGACATTGCTAAATTATAGCATGAAATATGAATATTTATTAGTTTTACCTGATGATTGATTAATATTTACCGGCCTGGTATTGCATAAACCGTTGAAAAGGAAAATCAATTAGGAAATTGTCCAAGCAAAAACTAACAAGGATAATCAGGAACTGAACCTGATCAATGCAGGAAAATCCTCCAAAAGCAGCAGGTGAGGAAGACCTTCGGACATTCCTGACTTCTAAATCAGATAGATGAATCATTATCTGGATCTAGTAATCTCCCACCAGCCAACCTATTTTGAGTCAAATTCTGTTCAACAAATGTCAAGGGCCAAGGAAACATATTTAAGGAATctataagggtgcgtttggtttgtaccgttttcattttcattttctggaaaacgcgcgttttctagaaaacagaaaatgattttttgtcattctctgtttttctagaaaacgatagccaattttttagaaaacgcgcgcggaAAACACAAACCGAACACCGTTTTTCAAAAAACgcacgttttccagaaaatgaaaatggaaaacgcgcataccaaacgccccctaaacaACTTATTTCTTATCTCTATTGGAGGTATGAAAATGCAAGAAAGAATAGGCACACACTAAAGGATCAGTATTTCCAAGAAACAACAGTCAAATAAAAGAGGAATTTGTGCATTTGGTTCATAATAATCATTCATCTATATCTACAAATGTAAATTGTCTACATGGAGTAAGAACTGCTGTCATATGTGTACCTCAAGGCATATTGTCCGATTAGAAAAAAAGGGTTTGAATTAACTTCATGAAAATTTAAACATAGCAATGCTTTGATTCTTTGCATGCAATTTTACAGATGGTTGAAATCACACAATATTTCCCTAGAACTTGGGATTTGACTAAAGGAATCTAATCCATTCATTGAAGTTTATGCAGGACTACAATGTTGTCATATTCAGATATTTTAAGTCACTTCTAGTTAATGCCCTATGGCTTTTACTTTCAATGCTAAAGGATTCAACTTATTCAGCACATGGAACACAATTTGCATCTGAGTGAGGAAAATAACATTGGATACATATTGTAAGGTGAGTGGGAATACTGTAAGAACAAAAATCATTATTTAAACCTAAATTCTGACTTTCCCTGGAACCAAGATAGGGAGTCAATCATAAGTAATAGTGTTGAACAACAAATTTTAAGAATTTAAAAGAATAGTAATGGAAAAAAGCAAGCTACAGTACTAAAATTTACATTCATTCAACATGAATTTTTGTTATACGGATAAACATTATGATCGCTAAAATGAAAACAAAGCAGAAACTACAAAAGGAACTACCAGTACTGTAACAGGTACAGTaccaaattttaataaatctatgcTCTAATCTAGCTTTCTTTTTATTAAAAAGATGTTCCATTTTGATTCATGTAGTAAATGTAAATGCAACAAAAATTACTCCAAGGTAACACAGTCTAGTTATGGAGAATGCATCGTCTTGATATGTTCAAGATTCAATATATGGTTAAGCAGGCAAAGTAATGAACATCAAATTGCATATCCAGAGGATAACAAAGTCAGAAATCTCACTTGAGATTACTTATATGTTGATTGCCTGATTTTTAAATATAGCAATCTGCTTTAACTCTGCTAGATTCATATAGTAAGACTAAGAAGAATAGTGTAGCACAAAATTGGATCAAATTGATACCTTATAAGTCTTTTTAAAAATCAAGTCTTTCAAATATTTGAAACTACCGAGTTTGGTTATTCAACATTGCTCTCCGTTTCTTTGGAAAAGGAATATGCACACTACCAATAAAATTATAAACTATACAGTTCTGCAATTATCACTAGCAGCATATATAGAATTGTGTATTTTTCTAATCAGCAAAAACAAGAGAAATAAACTCGATCACATAAGGGAATCAAGTCACAGAACCTCATATTTTAGATATCCTTCAAGAACATCTCATAGCAGTGGACCACTTTCACCATTTTTGTTTATTCTGGTATTAAAATCTCTCAATTCCTCTTTCCAAAAGTCTTTTGGCTGCCATAAGGGATAGGCATCAAGATAAAAAACTATACATTCTGTTCTAGCATATGAATCCCATGCAGAagcaagatggaaaagaaaagctAATGAGCTTACCAAATTACACTCAGGTAGATAAACTTTCAGGGTGTGACCTAACTGTCCCTTTCCAAGTATTCAGAAACTAATGCTGTTAGTAACCTTCCTGCAAGAAACACAATGCTAGTCTTACTGGAAGGAAATGGGCAATTTGCCATATCAAGGCCTTCACAATTGGTTTTTACCAAATGACGCCctgataataattattattttttgccAAATCACATCCTTCATCAATAAAAATCGGCTTGTTTGATTTCCTTTGCATCTAAAATGTTCATTTTGAAGTCTCCCACATCTTAATAGTAGTCTAATTGACACAGAATGGTCCAGTAGGTTTCCAAATTAATTTGCAAGCTTGATTTTTACTAGAATTGTCTTGTTTGAATTTCTTTGCACCTTAAATTTTTATCTCGGAGTCCCTTGCATCACACACAGAGGGAGGGCATAATTTCGAAAAAAAAGCAGCATTTATTGAAAAAATTGCCTAAAGAAAAATACAATTCAAATGCAGTCTTCCTGTGCATAAATACctagaaaaattcctacaaatgtTGTATATGATAGGAGACTAAATAGATTGGGAGCAAAACTAGGAGAGTAGTTTTTATTCAATAGGAAAAAATAGAGGGATTTAAAAGTCAAtctaataaaaattttcaaactaaAAGTGAAAACTATTTGATCCTCAAGATGTTCCATTGCAGAATTCcaaagacaaaataactttaaAGTAGTTAACATAGAGAGAT from Zingiber officinale cultivar Zhangliang chromosome 4A, Zo_v1.1, whole genome shotgun sequence includes the following:
- the LOC121969535 gene encoding uncharacterized protein LOC121969535, coding for MVGDNAEISHAKSAIFNKIHQKDYSGARALILEALKSSLLFDHASELLAVCDILFHAETESYLPHYGIDWYLILQLGPSPEPSEIHARYSILVSQLNRVKNDLPGTELALNYVKEAYSVLSNPVKRAVFDSKRSGSRAAPCRSNSQFKASYFMDAGHPVVIESKVSENTWSKNGSSTLTNDASEDATDYQQKKNLMHVSGSVKFQESSNFGDGLYLKLPDENESSQPQSETRNMTTESNLDFGGSSKSKMSMRESSEDDANQQRKKVCIDETICIKEKYSISQFSSPARTTDSGGSNASVPHCKSKLSANDFKVDQVWAVYDERDAMPRSYAKVTYIVSPCTVCVAFLEPNPMLDEEIRWVEENLPCACGIFRVGREAHLDISRFSHRVNFDISKKKSFYRIFPKEGEIWALYRNWNKSWRSSDFLHYKCRVVEILSDFSESGISIRSLVEVDGYMTFFTKQLDDGFQLTKQLNRVEMLSFSHRIPAYSVVDIKNNAIPQGSWHLEPDALPPRWSIPDAV
- the LOC121973127 gene encoding 40S ribosomal protein S27-2-like gives rise to the protein MVLPNDIDLLNPPAELEKKRHKLKRLVQSPNSFFMDVKCQGCFNITTVFSHSQTVVVCGNCQTVLCQPTGGRARLTEGCSFRRKGD